In Tursiops truncatus isolate mTurTru1 chromosome 10, mTurTru1.mat.Y, whole genome shotgun sequence, the sequence ctgtacttttttatgtttggtaaatttcataatttaaaaagaaaaaaggaagcgAGTCATATAGTAGTATGTTCCATGTCTTGTTTGTATACAAAATGTTTTCTGTACCTCCGTATTTTTATACACTTAGAATAACACTTAGGATACCCACCAAACAAGCTACTGGAAGGGGGTAAAGATAAGCAGAAGTAGGTGAAGGAGGATCTTTTACTTGCCGTTTTCTGTACTTTGGTGGTGTTTATTTTTTGTCACACTTTGAGAAGAGGTATACATGAAAAGGGTTGATGAAGAGCAGAGAGAACTGCTGTAGTCAGCACTACCCTGAGTAggctgaatgctggcagaacaTGAAGCAGAGGGCCCCTGACATCAGGAACTGCAAGCTGGGGTCCTGCTGAAATGGAAACCAGCTCCCTTGGACAGGCACCCCAGGATAACTGGCAGGTGGACCTCTTCCCTACTCTGGTGAGGTTAGATTTTTAAGAGTTACTTGAAAATTCATTGCCAAACACATTTAGTCAATAATGTTACCCTTCTCACTCTAGTAATTACAGTTTCTCACAGAGACAGTGGTTGTATTTAGTTCAAGGTCAGCAACTTAAAtgttatgtttgtgttttttcctagaGAATCCAGCTTCAGCTCCCAGGTGAAGATGGTGATCACAGTGACAAAGAAGATGAACAGCCCCAAGTGGTGGTTTTAAAAAAGGGAGACCTTTCAGTTGAAGAagtcatgaaaattaaaacagaaataaaggctGCCAAAGCAGGTATGTCTGAAAGTAAGCTGGTTTTTCTACCAACTTAATGAGTTAGGTATGAAATCATTTTATACAGTGGTATGGTATGTTTGAAGAGACAGTCCTAGGTTCAAACTTTGGCTTTAACACTTACCAGACGTGTtaccttgaacaagttatttcacctctcagcctcagttACCTCATTCGTAAAATGGGGACAAGTTGTGCCCACTTTATTGGGCTGTTATAAGGATTAAGTGCAAATTTAAGTAAAAacatcctgttttttaaaaaaatacctggttAGGTTTACAAACTAGTCAACAGAGGTGTATTTAATTAGTGCCTGGTGTGTGGTATgctatatagtatttttttcattatttgtagTATTTATTACATTGATTTAGGAGGAAATGCTGGAGTTCCAAACAATCGCTTTTCGAGATACTTAAAAAATATAGCCTGGTTGTAATGAATTGGGGACTGGCAATATTACACCATACTTCGTTCGGTacatgagtttttgttttttgttttttgcggtacgcgggcctctcactgttgtggcctctcctgttgcggagcacaggctccagacgcgcaggctcagcggccatggctcacgggcccagccgctccgcggcatgtgggatcttcccggaccggggcacgaacccatgttccctgcattggcaggcggactcttaaccactgcgccctgTACATGAGTTTTTATTAAGTGACTGCATGTCTTGTGGCTATATAGCTAGAGTCAGTGGAAAAGACCAGACTGAATTGACTCAAGGACATCCATAAATACTGTATGAGATTTTCTTGCCATTTGACTCTCCGATAAAGTCAAAATAACGAGAGAAAGAAAGTTTTTTAACTTTGTGTTTTGCTGCAGATGAAGAACCAGCTTCAGCTGATGGAAGAATTATGTATCGAAAACCAGTCAAGCGTTCCTCAGATGAAAAATATTCCGGTTTAAGAGCAAgctcaaaaaagaagaagacaaatgaagaagatgaaataaataagcaggattcagttaaaaaaaactcacaaaagcAAATCAAAAATAGTAGCCTCCTTTCTTTTGACAATGAAGATGAAAATGAATaagtgtaaataaatattttggactTAGTCTTCTTTAAGAACATAcggagtatttttttaaataacatctttttttcctattataatacaagtttagggacttccctggttgtccagtggttaagacctcatgcttccactgcagggggcacaggttcgatccctggttggggaactaagattccatatgctgcacggtgtggccaaaaaataaaaataaaacattaaaaggaaaaaaaaagataatacacgTTCACtggagaaaatttagaaaatacagaaaacattcaGTAAGATAAAACATATCTATCCATCAATACCCTTTTGACCTGAACTGCTAACTCTCTAGACATTAACTACCACTAACATTTTGTTATTTCCTGtgtgtgggatgtgtgtgtgtgtaaattatatttttctaaacaaaattgTGATTGTATTCTGTATGTTCTCAGTCCTGCTTCTCACTTGACGTTGTATCATGAGCATTTTTCTAGGTCAATACAATTCAAAATCCTGACATTAATAGCTACAGAGAATGTTGTAATTAAACAGATCCTgtattttatcttcctcttcaACAGAACCTCACTTTGGATGAGGGAGATGATCATGTGCCTAGTTACCAATACTTCCCCAGCTTCTGCTAAGGGTAGCCATGTGACAGCTCTGGTAAGTTAAGAGATACAAGTGGATCTTGAACAAGTTATAATACAGGTGACCATGATACAAGTTAGGATCTACTGAATCACATGGTGACTATTATTGAttacatggtttaaaaaaaaaagataaaagtggaAGTCTGCTTACTAGGTTTTTTGATACAAAAGGACAGATTTGGCAAGCATGAACCTTTGTCCTCTCTCCATCCTGCCTGGAGCACAAACATGAAACCAAGAAGTGCCAGAGCCATTTTGGGGCATGAAGAAGACAGCCACTTGTTCTGGGTGGTACAGTGGAAAGACTCGAGGAGCTTGGATGGTGATGGCATGCCTGGAGGAGCTACTGTACTAGCCTTGGACTTCCTGATACATGAGGATAAACACCATCTTAGTTAAGCCTCTGTCAGGTTTCTGTTACATGCAGCCTAATGATACAGTGGTAGAATGTGTGTGCACAGAAACCTCCAAGTGTATTTCTGATGATTTCCTTAGAATGAGTTGCTGGAAGCAGAATT encodes:
- the KIAA1143 gene encoding uncharacterized protein KIAA1143 homolog isoform X2, yielding MSKRNQVSYVRPAEPAFLARFKERIGYEEGPTVETKRIQLQLPGEDGDHSDKEDEQPQVVVLKKGDLSVEEVMKIKTEIKAAKADEEPASADGRIMYRKPVKRSSDEKYSGLRASSKKKKTNEEDEINKQDSVKKNSQKQIKNSSLLSFDNEDENE
- the KIAA1143 gene encoding uncharacterized protein KIAA1143 homolog isoform X1, yielding MGPSSHPRPAPSPSVLRPQAGHLQTNYCLFRPGSYLSFSQCCCVFENDFTQRIQLQLPGEDGDHSDKEDEQPQVVVLKKGDLSVEEVMKIKTEIKAAKADEEPASADGRIMYRKPVKRSSDEKYSGLRASSKKKKTNEEDEINKQDSVKKNSQKQIKNSSLLSFDNEDENE